One Panulirus ornatus isolate Po-2019 chromosome 16, ASM3632096v1, whole genome shotgun sequence genomic window carries:
- the dyl gene encoding uncharacterized protein dyl — MISTRAFLLLASLAAITQGQTYDDQNALDSASLPVEHRGGDIYAPPLGGPPLGVPGPLPTGPSDPWPLAQPDMNTIKNLQVQCEKSFMRVSVEFDRPFYGMIFSKGYYSDPNCVHVQPGTGRLQAQFDIYLNSCGMTSTASNANYGQPTPTGTYIENTVIIQFDPLVQEVWDAARKLRCTWYDYYEKSVTFRPFQVDMLNAVTANFLGDNLQCWMQIQVGKGPWASEVSGIVKIGQTMTMVLAIKDDENKFDMMVRNCVAHDGKRAPIQLVDERGCVTRPKIMGRFQKVKNFGSSASVVSYAYFQAFKFPDSMNVHFQCVIQVCRYSCPEPHCDGGDLGYHAAASKTVKTIAAHPDPRRPTSSALTADAEDVAPPQSALRKSGEGDGIPLDDEEGKNPIPVPVAFPISSSSVNLPAPAGKGSYPQVNRQGALIDSAGRPRSLNPEESEVADEDVEEGRVRRSAILHVYRRAAQEMTDVSTSRVIQVVAPGDVAFNLNSANETVVVSELLEDASNICMSAAGFAAGLVMLLLVLTIACLVACFLYTRVRTFNAKGGVTTFVQGYDNPEFVKVSASN, encoded by the exons GGCCAGACGTACGACGACCAAAACGCCTTGGACTCTGCCTCGCTACCAGTTGAACACCGCGGAGGAGATATTTATGCGCCCCCGCTAGGGGGTCCTCCACTAGGAGTTCCGGGGCCCCTACCAACGGGCCCCAGCGATCCATGGCCCCTCGCCCAGCCTGATATGAATACAATCAAGAACCTCCAG GTACAGTGTGAGAAGTCCTTCATGCGTGTGTCCGTGGAGTTCGACCGGCCCTTCTACGGGATGATCTTCAGCAAAGGTTACTATAG CGACCCCAACTGTGTGCACGTTCAGCCCGGGACGGGCCGACTCCAGGCTCAGTTCGACATCTACCTCAACAGCTGCGGTATGACCTCCACCGCCAGTAATGCCAACTACGGCCAGCCCACGCCCACCGGGACATACATCGAGAACACTGTCATCATCCAGTTCGACCCGCTAGTACAGGAG GTGTGGGACGCTGCCAGGAAGCTCCGCTGTACCTGGTACGACTACTACGAGAAGTCTGTCACCTTCAGGCCCTTCCAG GTTGACATGCTGAACGCTGTCACTGCCAACTTCCTGGGTGACAACCTGCAGTGTTGGATGCAGATCCAGGTTGGCAAGGGTCCCTGGGCCTCCGAGGTGTCGGGCATCGTCAAGATCGGCCAGACGATGACTATGGTTCTAGCCATCAAGGACGATGAGAACAAGTTCGACATGATGGTACGTAACTGTGTGGCTCATGACGGCAAGAGGGCGCCCATACAGCTGGTGGACGAGCGTGGCTGCGTCACCCGACCCAAGATCATGGGACGCTTCCAAAAGGTCAAGAACTTTGGCTCATCTGCCTCGGTGGTGTCGTACGCCTACTTCCAGGCGTTTAAATTCCCCGACAGTATGAACGTCCACTTCCAGTGTGTGATCCAAGTGTGCCGCTACAGCTGCCCGGAACCACATTGTGACGGTGGTGACTTGGGCTACCATGCAGCCGCCAGCAAAACTGTTAAAACCATCGCTGCCCATCCCGACCCACGTCGCCCCACCAGCTCAGCCCTGACAGCTGACGCGGAAGACGTTGCCCCACCACAGTCGGCCCTGCGCAAGTCAGGTGAGGGTGATGGCATTCCCCTGGATGATGAGGAAGGCAAAAACCCCATCCCCGTCCCAGTTGCCTTCCCAATCTCATCCTCCAGCGTTAACTTGCCAGCCCCTGCAGGCAAAGGAAGCTACCCACAAGTCAATCGCCAAGGGGCTCTCATAGACAGCGCTGGTCGACCCCGATCTCTGAATCCTGAAGAGTCGGAGGTCGCAGATGAAGATGTGGAAGAAGGTCGAGTGCGTCGCTCGGCTATCCTTCACGTGTACCGCCGAGCTGCTCAGGAGATGACTGATGTATCCACCTCTCGTGTCATCCAGGTCGTGGCTCCTGGAGACGTCGCCTTTAATCTAAATTCCGCCAACGAGACGGTTGTGGTGTCGGAGCTGCTTGAAGATGCGTCTAACATCTGCATGTCTGCGGCAGGATTCGCCGCAGGTCTTGTcatgctactgctggtgttgaccATCGCCTGCCTCGTGGCATGCTTCCTCTACACTCGCGTGCGAACCTTCAACGCTAAGGGCGGCGTCACCACCTTCGTGCAGGGCTACGACAATCCCGAGTTCGTCAAGGTGTCGGCCAGTAATTGA